From the Hordeum vulgare subsp. vulgare chromosome 1H, MorexV3_pseudomolecules_assembly, whole genome shotgun sequence genome, the window CAAAtacaaaataaatgtctcaagaaaaaaaaatcttaaatggAAACACAATTCTGTGATGTCGCTCAAGTTGCAATTTCAAAGGTGAAACACAATTGTGGCCATGTTGTTGCTTACAGACCACAATATATGATATTCCATCCATTATGTGTTCTCATTGGTTGTTAAAAAATAAGATAACTTTTTTATGATTGAAAAACAGCCTCACATAAAAATATTAATGGCAGTGAGCCAATATTCTAAAGCAAAATCTGAACACCAAAAATGCATACGAAGGTATATAATGTTTGTTACAACTGCTAGTTCAAATAAAAAATAACTACCATTAGTGGATATAGACCTATATTGTCAACCAAACTAACCAAACAAAATCATGGCTTCTAAAAGCTGAATGGAGATCTCCCatccaaattcatccaagcattccaGTGCTACATAAAGATATGGTAGTCGTCGGGTGAACTTGCATTAAAACTAAGGGTTCACCGAGGAATCCTTTGTTGGTTTTTCAAAAGGGCATGTGCCTTTGTTTTTTTCCTATAAAGACCTTGTATCAGCAGTTGGCGTATGAAATTCATAGAAAAATGCCATCAAGCAGACAACAAAGTAACCCTAAATGTATTTTTATTATAAATAATGGAGTTTGAGTAGCATTAACATATAGATGTTTTGAATTGCAGTTAAATAAATAACAAACCATTCCACTTACTATTCCGGTTACAGATGATGTAAAACCAGCTGCAAATGAACCTTTTCCAGATGTATAGACGGCAACTGGTGCAAAATTATCCAAAATATGAGATAAATCTGCTTCACCATCAGTGATACTACTAACTAACAAGATGCAAGGACACATCAATTTGTTCATCACGAGTTGATGTTTTTGATGTGGAAAAGCACCGTCTTCCTTCACCTGCGGTCCGGAAAATTTGTTCCACTGACATTCACCAAAGGGGGCGAGTAAATCTAATCACTGCTGCTGATAGGGAGTAAATCTAATCACCAAAGGAACTATGCACAATGGCATCATGTCATGTCATGATATACAAGAGGACAAGTTGAAAGTTTTGCTCTATTGGTCGGGATCACAACCCCAGGGCGAGGTTGCGGCCCTAGGGCAACAAAAGACAACACAAATTCCTTTATGTAGCTGAAGAAACACAGGTCAGATGTACAGTTGCAGCGGAATGTTCCGTCAGATACAGGAGCTTCAGATCTTGTCTGCCACTTCGGCTGGCACGTTGAGATCAAAAAGAGCACCGCCGCCATGAGCATCTCTTCTTTCTCTCTTGTGAGATGAGCGTCCACTATTGTCGGAACTTGCTCCGTGCAGCTGAAGAATAGGTCGCTTTCCCGTAAGAGATGAGCCTAAGGTGGGTAGTAAAATATGCATCAGCAACCAGAAACAGCTaacctcaattaaaaaaataagcAACCAGAAAGAGCCAATGACTAACTCTAGTATGGTGATCCTTCTCATATGAATTTAAGCCTTGATAAGAAGGAAATATTGCGAGTTAAATACCTGATTCACTACATAAACCAGGTTGACTCTTGTGTTCATCCTGTCTACATTTCATAGATGGCGAACTTTGTTCAGCAGAGTCCAAACTAATATGGAGCTCTGATGCTCTATCGAGACCCTTAGATTTGTATGGGGAAATATTATGAGGCATGCAGAGAGGGTACAACAAATCATTCTCAATGCACTAATACCAGCAAGGCAATACACAGTTAGTACAATTTACTTTGCACAAACACTGGCTAAACATATTTTCTCAAGGTAACTGACAGGGACTTTGTTGAGCAGAGTTCTTACATTTGCTTGCAGAGCCTATCTACCACATTGGAAAGATTGATAACATGCTTCATTGTATCCATAACCTCCTCATCACTAAAATTTTGAAAATCCTTCTCAAGGAAGCCAGATAACCTTTCAACATTgaactctaattgttgttgctgaTCCTCAAAGAGATTCTGCTTGAGTTCTCTTTCCTCAGGAGTCATCTCATCCTTGAAAATCTCatcaccaaacatgtagaatgcaAAAGGATAAGAATATGAAAGAACACGCCTTGATCTAAAAAGCCTGTTCAGTCCATTTATCACCCAAGAGTAATCTTTTATCTTGGAATCGTTATTTTCAGAAATGGATATCTTCCACTGGATGTCGCGCTTAAGCTTTGCTTCCTGCATAAGAGAATCAGTATGAGCCTTGTATCTGTTGTGGTAGTGCATATATCGATAAAGGTCTCGCCTTGCTTGCTCTGTTCTCGTTGACTGATCTTCTGTGACTCGGCCACAACTGTGTCCGCTAATACTTGACCATGTGTGATCTCTACCAGTAGCACCACCACATAACCAACTGCGTCCAAAATACACAAAATCAGCAAATAAAACTCAAACTTAAGAACAAGTGGGCAGAAGAGGAAAAAATCTAGAAGAAAAATAAGAGCAGAGAACATCTTGATCTTGATCAGTGTAGCATTTAACTTGTGGTGCAACTTAAATAACACACAAAACTAAAAATAATTCGGGAAAGATAACTGGTGACCAGTCACTGGGGGTTGGATAGCAAGCAAACGGGTTTGCCTGGCAGTTTCACGTCATAACAAAGTTTTTTTATGGCAGTCTCTGGTTGTCCTCAAAGTAAATCTAATCACTGCTGCTGATAGGGAGGGATGTGAGCGTTATTTCTTCCTTTTTTCGGTGAACCCTAGCCCAGATAGCTCGCCTtggggatggcggcggcgggcTGGCTGTAGGTGGGAGGATGAGGGGCGCCGACGTATCCTTGTAGCACAAtgggaaggaagaaataattgggTACATTCATTAGAACGATAACACAATGGGAAGTGTGTCTCATCGTAACAAGATATACAGTGAACACCCAAGAAGCAGGATGGATTATGATCGGGACCATGACTAAGCCTATCTCAATTATATGCTCTTCTTCTTAGCTATCTTTATTCTGTTTGGTAAAGTTAAATTGCACATCAACAAATAAGAAAACTATCTTGATGTCGTCGCAGGACCTCTCAATTTCGATAACTACACATCATGAAAACAAACATGAACCAAAACACTCTAACAATATAACGGGTAAAAACACACATTCCCATAGCTTTGACAACATGAACCAGAGAAAATACATATCCCTTAAAATTATCACAGCAGCGACAAAAAACAAATCTGAGATGATCATATAACAGGTAACTCGAATAGTTAGTTAGTACACAATTCGAATGAAAAAAAACATACTGTTTGGTGGTACACAACTATAATGTCTAAATAAATATGGAGCACCAGGCTATATATTTAATATAAATCATAGCTATCGGTCTTATGCTTTACAGGTTAACCATGAAACATATTATATACAAGAAAGCTTTCAACCATTAaccaaaacagaaaaacacaacGACGTGAACTAAGATGGTAAGGAATCTACAATATCCAAGGTACCCTTTCACACAGAAGAACAAGAAGCAGTCTGGACCGGTGGAGAATGTTGAGCAATCCACATATACTTCGACACCCTTCACACGAAAAAGAAGACCAAAGCACAAAACATGATCTGAGGTATCCTCCTCGCAAAAAAGAACAAGATATCATGGATACTGATAACCAGAATTGGCAAGATCGGGTTCGGACCAGTAATAGGAAGTACGTGCATGAGTAAGCCAAAAACATGATATCTGTAAACTCATAAACTTGGGTTCTGAAAAAACAAGCGAGGATCTTTTTATCAAAACAAGGAAGCAGCATCCCCATTGTTTATTGGAAACGTCTGCCAAGGGCCAAACCACACGTGAACTATATTCCAACAGGGAACATCAAGGGCAGGGGTCGGGGTGGGGGCACTGGAAGCACAACACAATACGAAGAAAAAGCTTACGGATGGCAGATGCCCAGGCTGAGGCCAGCacaaaaagtaaaagtaaaagtaagATCGAAAAAAAGAAAGGCCGGCGAGGTTGACAAAAAAGTAAGATCGACAAAAAGTAAGATCGTTTTCACCAGACAGATGTTCTTGCTGCGCCTCGACCTGTTTTCTGGTTTTTTCCTCAAGAGCAAGGTTTTATGTTAGCTCTATGTTCTCCTTTTGTAGAGCTTCCAGCAATGATTGGCAGTCAGCTAATTCACTCAAAATTTGTTGTGCATTCTCCTTGGAGGACTGCAACTCGATCTCCACCTGTTCACATTTGATGTTGCTAGCGTCAATTTCCTGTTTCTGAGAAGCCACGATTAATTCAAGTTGTCCCTTAACAATATTCAGGTTCGTGAGCTCATGTCTACATTGCTGAATCTCTTCATGGGCTGCTGCTTCGCTCTCTTCAGATTCTTTCAGCTGTACCTGGCGTttgagaatttcatcagaagacaGTGTAACATCTGAATTCAAGTATGTGCCTTCATCTAGCTGCAACTGGAGCAAATCCCTCGACAGAGTTCTCACGTACAGATGCCTCTGAATATATTCATCAAGGCGATATGGCATGAAGCCTTGAGATACAGCATCACCACATAAAGCCGAATCAACTTTTTGAACAGATAAATCCAATTCATGTGTATCTGCATCTTCTTGAACAACTTCTTTGGCCACTCCATTAGCTTCGTCATTGTTATCTCCTCATCCTGGAATTTCTTGTGAAGTTGCAAGACCCATTGCTGCTTCATGCCCAACCTCCATGCCTGTTTCACCAGAAACTGTGggttcaacatcatgtatattgcCATCTGATGACCTCCCCGAAACGCCCACCTCCATTTCCCGAGTTCCTTCTTCACCCATATTAGCATTATCAGCCCTGAGGTCTAGAGAAGGAATTGGCACCTCCATGGTTTCTTTGGAATCAGAACTACTTGTCCTCTGAACAGAATCCACCTGCACCTCCTGGTGTACCCCTACTTGGTTGGTACCGTCATCGGCTATGTCACGCTGAGAAGAATCCTGAGGCATAATGCTCTCCTCCGAAATGGGCAATTTCTCGCATCCACCTCCCCAAGCTGAGCTCCTATAAGATCAACACCAACATCTGAATTGGTAGCCTTAACTGCTGAATCTTCACCATCTCCTGccccactactgaaattcagaaatttgccgtctgccaaggcggacggcaaagggggctaccacggacggcaaaggctttgccgtcggtcagcagacggcaaagtagacggtaaaaaaaaatccggtgaagaggctctttgccatctgctttcacaaagcggacggcaaagaatctttgccatgagggggcagacggcaaaataagtgggacggcatatattgcaacgtccccgttaagtgttaacggcaggcctcccccctttgccgtctgcctccccccctttgccatgtggtggcagacggcaaagaggggagagaggggggcagattcccccctttgccgtctgcctccccccctttgccatgcgggggcagacggcaaagaggggagagaggggggcagattcccccctttgccgtctgcctccccccctttgccatgtgggggcagacggcaaagaggggggagagggggggcagattcccccctttgccgtctgcctccccccctttgccatgtgggggcagacggcaaagaggggaaccagccccttttttatttgttttttgttatatccagcatttttaacaataatcaggatatatatatatatatatatatttgacataaataaatatctttccgtactcataaccatattaaaataactctcatccatagtgcatacatattatggaagttacatccgtaccaaaccatatattacactagtttcatccacgtgcatacaaagtttcatatattcatatactacaatagtttcaatacaacacatggtacaagaaatcatcttcaagcattccatcaaccaagcttcccgtgaagtgaaggtaatctgcaaaatgacaaataagaaagttagaaaaataatactagatgaagtagtgtatatataggttatttcggagagaaattagctaagtatagaccatttaggagctaactaagctaattatgtcatttaggtggaaccctagctaactataggagaagagaaagagaagaagaagtaaaagaaggaggaggaggaggagaaggaggagaaggagaaggaagaggagaaggagaaggaagaggagaagaagaagaaaaaggaggaggaggaggaggagaaggagaaggaagaggagaaggagaagaaggagaaggagaaggaagaggagaaggagaagaaggagaagaagaaggagaagaagaaggagaaggaacgggagctccttctccttcttcttctccttcttcttctccttcttctccttctcctcttccttcttcttatccttttgtccccttcttcttctcctcctccttcttctcctttttcctcttccttgctttcattttcctctttttctcttcttgtccccttcttcgggctaaattggctaagaatgcctttttggagctaattatgtcatttcgaggataattagctaagtataggtcattttttattaaataggccattttggagctaactaagctaattatgtcatttaggtggaaccctagctaactataggagaagagaaagagaagaagaagtaaaagaaggaggaggagaaggaagaggagaagaagaagaaaaaggaggaggaggaggaggaggagaaggagaaggaagaggagaaggagaagaaggagaagaaggagaagaagtataatagttgaatacctgacatgaactaataacaatcgtcctcgtctatatatgcttcggggtcaataaatgcatcatgatcatcactatcatcaataaatgcatcatcatcatcactatctagaagaacatgtggaaggccaccattatgtaatcggtcaagaagtgacaggtcatccgcagcagtaacctcttcttcttccagctcttcctattcgggctcaggggttaagacggattcactgtcgctgtctacttcaatgttctggggtgaagtagagcggttcttgaaacgtttcttggacatacgtctttcttggaagaattctccttcatatgtgtctgggttaatgtgaggttcgtaatcctcttcattgagggtaggtggtctaaaatgtggtggcacttcataaacgacatcccaacctttgagatttggatcagtttggcaggcccacggtagatagaaaacttgtgtcgcctgttgagccgtaatatagacatcgggaacatctaagtgggtgttttggttgatttcgactagtcctatatgttcatgagtccttctagtctccgtcggctcaaaccaataacatttgaagactacgacggtcggtgggttttcacaatagaatagaagttcataaattgcttcaacccttccataatactcggtgtctccttcgccgatagcagagacagaacaatttgtagtctttaggtcgggcatagatagctctttgccaaaggtacgaaagtgatacacgttgatgttgtatttgtcaaatgaacggaccttatagtcaaaaccattagcgacttgtctcaactcggcgtccatagactctgcatcagcctacaagtttaatacgaaagaatggatgcattagccgcaaattagaccaataagtcaaatgggcccttaatggtaattaattaccctttgtttgaaccaagagatgaaaccaggatagtcgcctccatgctttgcgagaagctcatactcttcgacggaatccttttcgatgaccgctccatccgagaattcggcgacgtatcgactatatcaaatatccgggaataagagtggttcaaagcaattagaagttgcggaacaataaattaccgagaacttactcgatgtacggccgcacttctgttaggttggtgaagatatacaatgaaatggtctgccattcttcgacatccaacgatttccctttcgaagcaccggatggtgcgagcttacctttgaataggctgaggttggatcgaactttttctcgatcgccatcattgtaccaaggcttcgggttatgcaaatgataatttttggcttcgtagtgtgctgtcacgaagtttgccgcctcctcagtaatgaatgcctcgaccatcgatgcttcaattctacgtttatttttacacttagctcgaagcgtcttctgcatcctctcagttgagtagcaccatcgattttgaacgggcccccccattcttgcctcggtcgggagatgcaaaatcaaatgttgcattggattaaagaagcccggtggaaagatcttttctaatttgcagaccaactccggcgccaactcttccatttcatctagcacgccaggagatagttctttcgcacaaagagaacagaagaaatagctcagctctgccagtactagccattcatcctcagggataaagccacgcaacatcaccggcattacccgctcaatccatatgtgccaatcatgactcttgagcccaaatattttcaatttctcaagactcgctcccctctttagattcgcagcatacccatcggggaacatcaaccgcattttcacccacaatagcatttccctcatagctggcctttcaagattgaaccatgcctttggcttcgctatgctttgctttcctttccgttgtcgcaagttttgcaacggtctatcacatagagcctccaggtcgattctagccttaggattatcttttgacttcccctctatgccgaacaatgtaccaaaaatggcctccgcaatattcttttcagtgtgcatcacgtcaatgttgtgtgggcaaaggaggtctttgaagtaagggagatcccataagcatgacttgtgagtccaggcgtgttccgtattataccctttgaagtatcctggacgcaaaggatcaggctcgagagcgtttaacttatcaagggtctgttggcctgtcaacgcagctggtgcagtgtttttgacaactctacctttgatgaaattcttcttgtcttttctgaacttatggtcaggatccaggaattgtctatgcatgtcgaagcaagaatacttgcgaccagcctgcagccaacggaactgaagagctgccttgcatgtggtgcacgggaaccttccatgcacacaccagccaacgaatagcgcaaacgccggataatcatgcgtcgagtacatgtaccacacatgcattttgaaatttgttttggtagccgcgtcgtaggtcttgaacccattatcccaggcttcttgcaactcatccttaagcggctgcatgtacacattcatattcttccccgaatagttgggccctggaattatcaacgtcaggaaaatgttctttcttttcataatctctccgggtggcaaatttagtggaatgacaaatacaggccaacaactgtattgtgctgccgtcataccatacacatcgaacccatccgtgctgatggcaactctaggttgccttggatcttccgatttatccttatgtaatgcatcgaagtgcctccacgcaaaaccatctgaagtgtgtaccagcatcttgttcccatccgcatctagttcggttcttttgcccaatttgtgccatgtcatctgtctggctgtctcttcaaccatgaaaagacgttgaagtcttggtacgattggcaaatatcaaagaacactaatggggattttggtctgattcttctcacccatgccgttgtctaccacaatatacctggaagaattgcaaatggggcaatagttcaaggccgcatactcaagcctaaataaggcacatccattctcacaggcatgtatcttctcatagggcatctttagtacacggaggattttctctgactggtacaggtttgcaggcagtacatggcctttgggtagaaagcgtccaaatatcgtcatcatcgcgtcgtagcattctctacctaggttgaattgagccttcagagccattacttgcgcgatggcatccagctgacaaagctcagtctgctcgtggagaggacgttttgaagactccagcatttcatagaaggcctttgcagattcctccatctcatcgtccgaatcccgagcatcatcaaagtcttgcaccatgtcttcaatcccggtaccatgctcgtcggtgcgacgacgaatcacctcagctctggcacgttggtcagactcaccatgaaaagtccacaccgtataattaggcgtaaaaccccacttctgcaagtgtttacccatttcaaactctgtctgctttttccagttgtcgcagttgggacaggggcaccatgttttttgctggccatttgcaaatgcggctctcacaaaccccctggtttttgttaaccattcatgggtcatgtctttctgactagggtgaccagtgtacatccaagcacgatcactcatgtttcctagctacctatgggggcacaagaaataaatacataattcatcatctatattcatacgctaatcaagtttgtcagttttattacgtccatgcaacctacacgctaataggtaaagataggtcctaatcccacccgagtatgtgtagactgggttcgttttcccatgctctgctccagatgcgacgcacaatttcggcagcacctccccgctgttctcctgatacacgtctcggcaataagcagagaggatgtgtacccggagaacaacaggggaggcactgacgaaattccgcatcggatccggagcacagcatacgggaaaacaaacgggagacaattcgaaaggatggcggttatgtataatgttggacaattcgaaaggatggcggttataaatatgcaaagaaatgcatatttatagatgtcgccctttcgaacgggagacgcatactggtcacgcatactcatgattgaagaaacctatagctagcaagtttcatcggcacgaagaccgggacagagcaaattaagggggtaggaggagtagtcatttgtgctcaccaacaaacgcaagggcggagctcgtccaacgcacgtggaggtcgtcgaacaactacacattgaaattcacccgatcaacacaaatacgatgtttttataattaacatgatcggtaaatatgtgacctaactcataattttcaaaactatgaccccgtgggcctctggaaggccgaaaagcaccttctcgttcaaaagaaggcagaagaggtgttgggcgtcggggcttagtggcgtcgggagtcagtgccgtcgagggtcggtggcatcgggggtcggggggttagtggcgtcggttgtggggggtcagtggcgtcgggggtccagggtcagtggcgtcgggggtccagggtcagtgacgtcgggtgtcagtggcgtcgggggtcgggggttggtggcgtcgagcgtcgggggtcgggagtcgtgggccgaggggctgggtcgggggcagtggcgtcgggggtcgagggttagtggcgtcgggggtcgggggtcgggggtcagtggcgtcggaggtcgatggtcgggggtcagtggcgtcaggcgtcaggggtcgggggtcgtgggtcagtttcggggtgccggggttcccttttcctcttctttcttcttctcctctctcctctttttcttcttcttcttcttcttcttcttcttcttctttctcctcctactccccctcctctttttc encodes:
- the LOC123407074 gene encoding probable E3 ubiquitin-protein ligase ARI2, with the translated sequence MYPIISSFPLCYKDTSAPLILPPTASPPPPSPSWLCGGATGRDHTWSSISGHSCGRVTEDQSTRTEQARRDLYRYMHYHNRYKAHTDSLMQEAKLKRDIQWKISISENNDSKIKDYSWVINGLNRLFRSRRVLSYSYPFAFYMFGDEIFKDEMTPEERELKQNLFEDQQQQLEFNVERLSGFLEKDFQNFSDEEVMDTMKHVINLSNVVDRLCKQM
- the LOC123407085 gene encoding uncharacterized protein LOC123407085, which translates into the protein MPYRLDEYIQRHLYVRTLSRDLLQLQLDEGTYLNSDVTLSSDEILKRQVQLKESEESEAAAHEEIQQCRHELTNLNIVKGQLELIVASQKQEIDASNIKCEQVEIELQSSKENAQQILSELADCQSLLEALQKENIELT